CATTTGCCCCATGACCTGGTGGCAGCGTTTAAAGCAACATTGCAAGAAACCCAATCTGCCGACTTGTTGCTACATGTGGTGGATTATTCGGACGAGAAGTTTCGCGAAAATATCGATCAGGTTAACGAAGTTCTTGAAGAAATTGGGGCTGGTGAAGTACCCCAATTAGTGATTTGTAACAAAATCGACCGACTGGAAGGAATTGAAGCCCGCATTGATAGGAATGAAGACGGTAAGCCGGAAAGAATCTGGGTTTCGGCGCAGCAAGGTCGAGGTATTGATTTATTATTTAATGCCCTCACTGAGTGTTTGGCGGATAACATGGTGCAATATCAATTACGCATTCCGCCACAACAGGGTAAACTTCGCGGTGCATTATTTGGTTTGAATTGTATCGCTTCGGAAGAATATGCCGAAGATGGTGATTGGCTGGTGGATGTCAGAATGCCAGCCAAAGACTGGCAACGCCTGATTAAGCGCGTTGACGGTGATCTGACTTCGTATTTGGTGCATAAGCACTAAGCAATGTTAAATAATTAATTGACGGAGAAAGAGATGGCTTGGAACGAGCCCGGGAGTAACAACAATAACAAAGATCCCTGGAAGAACCAGGGTGGTCGTGATCAAGGGCCTCCAGACTTAGACGACATTCTCAAGAATGTGTTTAAGAAATTTGGTGGTTCTGGTGGACGTCGTGGAGGCGGTGGTTCTGGAGGGCTGAGTTTCGGCAATCTGGGATTGGGTCTGATCGTCGCTATTCTGGTCGTGATCTGGGGTATCAGCGGTTTCTATACGGTACGTGAAGCTGAGCGTGGCGTTGTGATGCGCTTTGGACAGTTCAACAAATTGGTTGAGCCTGGTTTGCAATGGCGCCCCACATTTATTGATACTGTTGTGCCAGTGGATGTGCAAACTATTCGCTATTTGCCAGCGTCGGGTTTCATGCTAACAGAAGACGAAAACGTGGTTAGTGTGGAAATGGAAGTTCAGTATAAGGTTATTGAACCTTACCAATTTACTTTCTCTGTCACAGACCCATCAAAGAGTTTGCGTCAGGCTTTGGATGCGGCATTACGCTACGTGGTTGGTCATTCCAAGATGGACGACATCCTGACTAGTGGTCGTGAGGTTGTAAGACAACAGGTTCGTGAAGAACTGGATAGCGTTATTGCGCCATACAATATGGGTATAGTGGTCACCGACGTGAACTTTAAAGATGCTCGCCCGCCAGAGCAGGTAAAAGCTGCATTTGACGATGCCATCGCCGCTCAGGAAGACGAACAGCGTTTCATTCGTGAAGCGGAAGCGTATGCCAGAGAAATTGAACCACGTGCTCGTGGTCAGGTTCGCCGTATGGAAGAAGAAGCCCAAGCTTATAAAGAGCGCGTGATTTTGGAAGCGCGAGGTGAAGTAGCTCGTTTTGAGGAATTGCTACCTCAGTACCAGGCTGCTCCTGAAGTAACTCGTCGTCGTATCTATCTGGAAACATTGGAACAAGTCTATTCCAACACCAGTAAAATCATGGTCGACAGTAAAGGTAGTGGCAACATGATGTACTTGCCATTAGACAAGATCATGGAGAATTCCGGCTCAACAGGCACTCCCGCCAAGTCTCGTAGCACTATTGAAGGCCTACGTAATAGTCCAACTTCTGGCACTAATACACCTACGACTTCATCCGATGGTGTCCGCGGCGACCGTTTCAATAGTGGGAGGAACTAGGCAATGAGGAATTTACTGTTAATTATCTTGATTGCATTGGGATTATTGAGCTTTAGTTCGGTTTTCGTTGTTAAGGAAGGTACACGCGGTATCGTTATCCAGTTTGGTAAGGTAAAGCGTGAATCGGAGAGCAATGAAACTATTGTTTACGGGCCTGGATTACATTTCAAATTACCGTTTTTTGATCAGGTAAAACATTTGGATGCACGTATTCAAACTTTGGATGATGCTCCAGACCGTTTCGTTACCTCTGAGAAGAAAGACTTGATCGTTGATTCCTATGTGAAGTGGCGTATCAAGGATTTTGCCAAGTATTATTTGGCAACTCGTGGTGGTGTGAAAGAATTGGCTGAAGCACTATTGAAACAGAAAGTGAACAACGGTTTGCGTACTGAATTCGGTACTCGCACCATTTCACAAATCGTTTCAGGCGAACGTTCTGAATTGATGGATGCAGCATTAGAGCAATCTTCACAAAGTTCGGATGAACTGGGTATCGAGATTGTTGACGTGCGAGTTAAGCAAATTAACCTGCCTGTTGAAGTCAGTAGCTCCATCTTTGAACGTATGAGAGCTGAACGTACTGCGGTAGCGAAAGAGCACCGTTCTCAAGGTCAGGAACAATCTGAATTTCTTCGTGCAGATATTGATCGTCGTGTAACAATTATGCTGGCTGATGCTGAACGTAACGCCAGAAAATTGCGCGGTGAAGGTGACGCAGGCTCAGCAAAAATATATGCAGAAACATACTCGAAAGATCCTGAATTTTTCAGCTTTTTACGTAGTATGGATGCTTACAAAGAGAGCTTTAACAGCAAGCAAGATATCTTAATTGTTGAACCAGACAGCGATTTCTTCAAATATATGAAGGATGCTAAAGGCAAGTAATCAGCAGCCTTTGTAAGCAAGCTAGCAATTTAGCTTTACACTATTTCAAGAAGCACCCAGCCGGGTGCTTTTTGCTTTTCAGGATAATGCTTCATACTTAGGTGGTTGTATTTAGTTAACCCCATATATGGGATTAGTAGTAAAAGAAGTATCCGCAGTATGTATAAGCAGTATTATCAAGGTTTTCTCAAGCGTCATCCCAACACTCAACATTTTGCCTGTCATAGTCACCATTATTGGCCAGATGTAACCCGCGACGCCATGTTGCAATATTGGGATGATTCAGCTCAATGGGTGGATGATAAATGGAATTATTTCTTTGGGGAAAAGTTGCCTAAATTGCAGCAATTCATTGCTTCTACCCTGAATACAGGAATGCCAGAAAATATCGTTCTGGCTCCCAATACCCATGAATTGTTGTTTCGAGTAATTAGCACGCTAGACTTTACAAAGCCGCAATGCATAGTTACAACCGATAGTGAATTTCACAGTTTTAACCGCCAAGCCGATCGCCTGTCTGAACTCGAAAATTTCACTGTGATTAAAGTGCCTGTTCAGCCCATGCAGGATTTTCAGCAGCGATTTGTTGAAACGGTCAGACAGTACAACCCTTCGTTAGTCTTTTTCAGCCACGTATTTTTTAATTCAGGCATGGCGCTTCGCGATTTGAATGGTTTGATCGAAGAGATTAAAGATATAGATGGATTGATTGTGGTGGACGGTTATCACGGGTTCATGGCATTACCTGCTGATTTGCAGCCTATCGCAGAGCGAGTGTTCTATCTGGCTGGCGGATACAAGTACGCACAAGCGGGTGAGGGCGTGTGCTTTATGCATGTACCGAAAGATGCTGATTTTAGACCCGTTTATACAGGTTGGTTTGCGGAATTCGGCGCGCTTTCAGGAGCCAGAGCGGAAAGTGTTCGCTATGCGACGGCAGGTAATCATTATGCTGGCGCAACCATGGATTTATCAGGTATGTATCGTTTACTGGCTGTGTTTGAATGGATGCAGGAGATTGGGCTGTCGGTAGAAAAGATCCATCACTATGTACAGCAGTTGCAAGATCATTTCCTGAGGCTTTTATATGCGCTGGATCATCCGGATTTAAACGCTCAAACCTTATTGGCGGATAATCTCAACCATCATGGGCATTTCTTCACGTTTAAGCTGGAAAGTGCAGAAAAAACGCAAGCGCTGGGGGAATATATGAAAGCCAAAGGTGTGCACACCGATTGGCGGGGAGATTGTTTGCGCTTTGGCTTCGCTTTGTATCAGAATGCTGAAGATTTTGATTTAACTTGTTTGGAGGAAATGAATGGCTGACGCTTTTTGGATGGCATTCGCATTTGTTCTGATTATCGAAGGTGCGGGGCCACTCTTGTTCCCGCGTCGATGGAAAAATTACATTATGCAGCTCTCCCAACAGCCTTTATCGCTGTTAAGGCAAATTGGTGGTGTGATGGTGACAATTGGCCTGATGTTTCTCTTTTTTATGCAATGAAACTTGGAGCAAACCAGGCTCAACGTTAAAAAAGACTTAAGAAACAAAAAGCTAAACTTATATTCATCAAAGGTTCGGTCGCGTAGGCGCAAGCCTTAAACGAGCCGTGTTTGGGCGCTGTCGAATCTCTAAGCAAAATATCTGAAATATCTAGGGATAAAAAGATGAATTTTCAGGCGCAAGTTTGTTAGAATCTGCGCCTAATTTACTACTGGATTCAAACTTTTCATGGCAAACAATGTAGTTGTACTCGGCACCCAATGGGGGGATGAGGGTAAAGGCAAGGTCGTTGACTTATTAACTGACAGAGCGGCCTATGTTGTACGTTATCAAGGTGGTCACAATGCCGGACATACTTTGGTAATTGATGGAGAAAAAACCGTATTGCACCTGATCCCATCAGGCGTACTGCGCGACAACGTAAAATGCGTTATCGGCAACGGTGTTGTACTTAGCCCCGAAGCATTGCTAAAAGAAATGCAAATGCTACAAGACAAAGGTGTGCCGGTTACCGAACGTTTGGTCATCAGTGAAGCATGTCCACTTATTCTGCCATTCCACATTGCATTGGATCAGGCTCGTGAACAAGCCCGTGGAAACAAGGCTATCGGGACAACTGGGCGCGGCATCGGTCCTGCATATGAGGACAAGGTTTCACGCCGTGGTTTACGTGTAGGTGACTTGTTCTGTGCGGAAAGCTTCGCTACCAAAT
Above is a window of Paraneptunicella aestuarii DNA encoding:
- the hflK gene encoding FtsH protease activity modulator HflK, yielding MAWNEPGSNNNNKDPWKNQGGRDQGPPDLDDILKNVFKKFGGSGGRRGGGGSGGLSFGNLGLGLIVAILVVIWGISGFYTVREAERGVVMRFGQFNKLVEPGLQWRPTFIDTVVPVDVQTIRYLPASGFMLTEDENVVSVEMEVQYKVIEPYQFTFSVTDPSKSLRQALDAALRYVVGHSKMDDILTSGREVVRQQVREELDSVIAPYNMGIVVTDVNFKDARPPEQVKAAFDDAIAAQEDEQRFIREAEAYAREIEPRARGQVRRMEEEAQAYKERVILEARGEVARFEELLPQYQAAPEVTRRRIYLETLEQVYSNTSKIMVDSKGSGNMMYLPLDKIMENSGSTGTPAKSRSTIEGLRNSPTSGTNTPTTSSDGVRGDRFNSGRN
- the hflC gene encoding protease modulator HflC, whose amino-acid sequence is MRNLLLIILIALGLLSFSSVFVVKEGTRGIVIQFGKVKRESESNETIVYGPGLHFKLPFFDQVKHLDARIQTLDDAPDRFVTSEKKDLIVDSYVKWRIKDFAKYYLATRGGVKELAEALLKQKVNNGLRTEFGTRTISQIVSGERSELMDAALEQSSQSSDELGIEIVDVRVKQINLPVEVSSSIFERMRAERTAVAKEHRSQGQEQSEFLRADIDRRVTIMLADAERNARKLRGEGDAGSAKIYAETYSKDPEFFSFLRSMDAYKESFNSKQDILIVEPDSDFFKYMKDAKGK
- a CDS encoding aminotransferase class V-fold PLP-dependent enzyme, with the protein product MYKQYYQGFLKRHPNTQHFACHSHHYWPDVTRDAMLQYWDDSAQWVDDKWNYFFGEKLPKLQQFIASTLNTGMPENIVLAPNTHELLFRVISTLDFTKPQCIVTTDSEFHSFNRQADRLSELENFTVIKVPVQPMQDFQQRFVETVRQYNPSLVFFSHVFFNSGMALRDLNGLIEEIKDIDGLIVVDGYHGFMALPADLQPIAERVFYLAGGYKYAQAGEGVCFMHVPKDADFRPVYTGWFAEFGALSGARAESVRYATAGNHYAGATMDLSGMYRLLAVFEWMQEIGLSVEKIHHYVQQLQDHFLRLLYALDHPDLNAQTLLADNLNHHGHFFTFKLESAEKTQALGEYMKAKGVHTDWRGDCLRFGFALYQNAEDFDLTCLEEMNG
- a CDS encoding DUF2065 domain-containing protein yields the protein MADAFWMAFAFVLIIEGAGPLLFPRRWKNYIMQLSQQPLSLLRQIGGVMVTIGLMFLFFMQ